A genomic region of Sander lucioperca isolate FBNREF2018 chromosome 6, SLUC_FBN_1.2, whole genome shotgun sequence contains the following coding sequences:
- the LOC116050297 gene encoding CD276 antigen-like isoform X2, with protein sequence MYVSINSETSKILNFKKLHVEPKVIKVEEGSDAILPCSLSTKETIELTQFVWKKVSQKTDDGQKVFLYDNGDLYSDERPGQSEQFKGRVSHFPDELKQGNASITIRNTTRADSGHYRCKFPFIQKLQKIYIKLDVGSTPEPNELDPLMNGRKALIMSVLLETFI encoded by the exons ATGTATGTTTCCATTAATTCAGAAACCTCAAAAATTCTAAATTTCAAAAAGCTTCATGTTG AGCCAAAAGTCATCAAAGTGGAAGAAGGCAGTGATGCTATTTTACCCTGTTCCCTCAGCACCAAGGAGACCATTGAGTTGACACAGTTTGTCTGGAAGAAAGTTTCCCAGAAAACTGATGATGGTCAGAAGGTGTTCCTGTATGATAATGGTGATCTTTACAGTGACGAGCGTCCAGGTCAGAGTGAGCAGTTCAAAGGTCGAGTCTCACATTTTCCAGATGAACTGAAACAAGGCAACGCCTCCATAACCATCAGAAATACGACGAGGGCTGACAGTGGACACTACAGATGTAAATTTCCATTCATTCAGAAACTTCAAAAAATCTACATTAAGCTTGATGTTG GTTCAACTCCAGAGCCAAATGAACTTGATCCATTAATGAATGGA AGAAAGGCATTGATAATGTCTGTGTTGCtggaaacatttatttag
- the LOC116050297 gene encoding CD276 antigen-like isoform X1 → MYVSINSETSKILNFKKLHVEPKVIKVEEGSDAILPCSLSTKETIELTQFVWKKVSQKTDDGQKVFLYDNGDLYSDERPGQSEQFKGRVSHFPDELKQGNASITIRNTTRADSGHYRCKFPFIQKLQKIYIKLDVGSTPEPNELDPLMNGMDGIELHSLMIERH, encoded by the exons ATGTATGTTTCCATTAATTCAGAAACCTCAAAAATTCTAAATTTCAAAAAGCTTCATGTTG AGCCAAAAGTCATCAAAGTGGAAGAAGGCAGTGATGCTATTTTACCCTGTTCCCTCAGCACCAAGGAGACCATTGAGTTGACACAGTTTGTCTGGAAGAAAGTTTCCCAGAAAACTGATGATGGTCAGAAGGTGTTCCTGTATGATAATGGTGATCTTTACAGTGACGAGCGTCCAGGTCAGAGTGAGCAGTTCAAAGGTCGAGTCTCACATTTTCCAGATGAACTGAAACAAGGCAACGCCTCCATAACCATCAGAAATACGACGAGGGCTGACAGTGGACACTACAGATGTAAATTTCCATTCATTCAGAAACTTCAAAAAATCTACATTAAGCTTGATGTTG GTTCAACTCCAGAGCCAAATGAACTTGATCCATTAATGAATGGAATGGATGGAATTGAACTTCATTCATTAATGATAGAAAGGCATTGA